A DNA window from Porphyromonadaceae bacterium W3.11 contains the following coding sequences:
- a CDS encoding helix-turn-helix transcriptional regulator, producing MSKNTMGTRLPRKLEQKIQIVGEQIKLARLRRNLTIVQVAERATCSTLTVSRIEKGSPTVAIGIYLRVLYALQLDDDILWLAKEDELGRRLQDLSMVDRKRASKKE from the coding sequence ATGTCTAAGAATACAATGGGGACGAGGTTGCCCCGAAAGTTAGAGCAGAAGATTCAGATTGTAGGCGAACAGATTAAGCTGGCTCGTCTGAGACGCAATCTGACGATTGTACAGGTGGCAGAACGGGCTACTTGTTCAACCCTTACAGTCTCACGGATAGAGAAGGGCTCGCCCACTGTGGCCATCGGAATCTATCTCAGAGTACTCTATGCCCTACAGCTGGATGACGATATCCTTTGGCTAGCCAAGGAGGACGAACTAGGCCGTCGCCTCCAAGATTTGAGTATGGTAGATAGGAAGCGTGCTTCGAAGAAGGAGTAG
- a CDS encoding DUF4143 domain-containing protein, with protein MYRNRIADQLLSDQLEAAGVVLIQGPKWCGKTTTAKQQAKSVLYMDDPRTREANIILSESEPLMLFKGETPRLIDEWQLAPKLWDAARFEVSQRGLPGQLIFTGSAVPPNTSEITHSGTGRFAWLTMRPMSLWESEDSTGAVSLGELFKGKEVKAAVAKDHSLAQLAYLLCRGGWPGSLNLSEKAALLQANNYVDAVVNSDISRVDGVNRDAVFAQRLLRSYARHQGTQAPISTIYQDLSSNHLVTMTEETISSYLLALKQIFVIEDMPAWSPNLRSKTTIRTSDTRYFVDPSIATSALGVGPNDLIKDLNTFGLLFETMAVRDLRVYADALDGQVYHYRDRNGLECDAVLHLRNGHYGLIEIKLGGDTLIEKGAETLKKLASKIDTDKMPAPSFLMVLTGTGTYSYQRNDGVFVVPLSALKN; from the coding sequence ATGTATAGAAATAGGATAGCAGATCAACTTCTAAGTGACCAATTAGAAGCGGCAGGAGTGGTACTAATACAAGGTCCCAAGTGGTGTGGTAAGACCACAACGGCTAAGCAACAAGCCAAGAGCGTCCTTTATATGGACGACCCACGGACTCGGGAGGCTAATATTATTCTCTCAGAGTCGGAGCCATTGATGTTATTTAAAGGAGAGACGCCGAGATTGATTGATGAGTGGCAATTAGCCCCAAAGCTATGGGATGCAGCTCGCTTTGAAGTAAGCCAGAGAGGATTGCCTGGTCAGCTTATCTTTACTGGGTCTGCAGTGCCACCAAACACTTCGGAAATAACCCACTCAGGAACAGGGCGGTTTGCTTGGCTGACCATGCGACCGATGAGCCTTTGGGAGTCTGAGGATTCCACTGGGGCAGTGAGCTTGGGTGAACTATTCAAAGGAAAAGAGGTGAAAGCAGCAGTAGCCAAAGACCATTCATTGGCACAATTGGCTTACTTACTCTGTAGGGGAGGGTGGCCAGGCTCGCTGAACTTATCAGAAAAGGCCGCACTACTTCAGGCTAATAACTATGTAGATGCCGTAGTCAATAGTGATATCTCAAGAGTCGATGGGGTCAATCGTGATGCGGTTTTTGCCCAAAGGTTACTTCGTTCGTATGCAAGGCATCAAGGCACCCAAGCCCCAATATCTACTATCTACCAAGATTTGTCAAGCAATCACTTGGTGACCATGACAGAAGAGACCATTTCCTCGTATCTACTTGCATTGAAGCAAATTTTTGTGATTGAAGATATGCCTGCATGGAGTCCAAACTTGAGGTCCAAAACGACTATTCGCACCTCAGATACCAGATATTTTGTTGATCCATCTATTGCGACATCAGCATTAGGGGTAGGACCGAATGACTTGATTAAGGATCTCAATACATTTGGGTTGCTCTTCGAAACGATGGCAGTAAGAGACCTGAGAGTCTATGCTGATGCACTTGATGGTCAGGTGTACCACTATCGAGATAGAAATGGTCTTGAGTGCGATGCGGTACTGCATCTTAGAAATGGTCACTATGGACTTATAGAGATAAAACTTGGCGGAGATACTCTAATAGAAAAAGGGGCGGAGACCCTAAAGAAACTTGCAAGCAAGATAGACACAGATAAGATGCCCGCCCCTTCATTTTTGATGGTTTTAACTGGAACTGGCACCTATAGCTATCAGAGAAATGATGGAGTTTTTGTCGTCCCTCTAAGTGCCCTAAAAAACTAA
- a CDS encoding mobilization protein yields MNNYKQEHHILFLTIMGVSLLLSAYARHQVLICGADRFTSIITFIFSLLILYAGFLLIRSLLYEVIQLFLKPRKETVPQAPSLVAEVVSEDTEPVKPSSESSFNYSEYKKNTLELRLQEEQERVNAIITYSQKTLTPYISEAELKTLCEELRLFLTSRWNQDEAQSLTISSELKTIDLMHFGWNIAQPFKIPRKEIALFLKKTFPKALYDVEISTIQRKLTNSESKSLIPLQENIINEKHFSPSESYP; encoded by the coding sequence ATGAATAATTACAAACAAGAACATCATATCCTATTTTTGACCATTATGGGGGTCAGCCTATTACTCAGTGCCTATGCAAGGCATCAAGTGCTAATATGTGGTGCTGATCGTTTTACCTCGATAATTACCTTTATCTTTAGCCTACTGATACTGTATGCTGGCTTTTTATTGATTCGTAGCTTGCTCTATGAGGTCATACAACTATTTCTAAAGCCACGAAAAGAGACCGTGCCCCAAGCACCTTCTCTTGTCGCAGAAGTAGTGTCGGAAGACACGGAGCCAGTCAAGCCTTCTTCCGAGTCCTCCTTTAACTATTCTGAGTACAAAAAGAATACACTTGAACTTCGTCTCCAGGAAGAGCAAGAGAGAGTTAATGCTATTATCACCTACTCTCAGAAGACATTAACACCCTATATTTCAGAAGCAGAGCTCAAAACGCTATGTGAGGAGCTACGGCTATTTCTCACTTCACGATGGAATCAAGATGAAGCACAATCCCTCACTATCTCCTCTGAGCTAAAGACAATCGACCTAATGCACTTCGGGTGGAATATCGCCCAACCATTCAAAATACCACGAAAGGAGATTGCCCTTTTTCTCAAAAAGACATTCCCAAAAGCGTTATATGATGTTGAAATCAGCACCATACAACGCAAACTAACCAATTCTGAGAGCAAAAGCCTGATTCCACTTCAAGAAAACATCATCAATGAAAAGCACTTCAGCCCTTCTGAAAGTTATCCATAA
- a CDS encoding helix-turn-helix domain-containing protein, translating into MEKKISFDELPKAVSELTEQVSTLTEMVSALQSSKPSEKTLIGMDEACEILQKAKPTIYALVRKGAIPSYKRGKKLYFYREELIQWIESGRKAVSQPISSDEMLAMMRANVRNKPKSIK; encoded by the coding sequence ATGGAAAAGAAGATTTCATTTGACGAGCTACCGAAAGCGGTAAGCGAACTGACCGAGCAGGTCTCAACTCTTACGGAGATGGTCTCCGCACTACAATCATCTAAGCCAAGTGAAAAGACACTTATCGGTATGGATGAGGCGTGCGAAATCCTTCAAAAAGCAAAGCCTACCATTTATGCCCTTGTACGTAAAGGGGCTATCCCTTCCTACAAAAGAGGAAAGAAGCTCTATTTCTACAGAGAGGAGCTGATTCAGTGGATTGAGAGCGGACGAAAAGCTGTTTCACAGCCCATTTCATCAGACGAAATGTTAGCAATGATGCGGGCTAATGTCCGTAATAAGCCTAAATCAATCAAGTAA
- a CDS encoding DUF3987 domain-containing protein yields the protein MEEQTIIPEFLLDKAKELGLSFSDSSFPVEIFPAKIEKIIAEVHKCQGFPIDYIASAMLVAIAVGIGNTHLAQLKRGWQESPILYMALVGRPGTNKSHPLSFAMQPFLELDYKANKAYDLAYAEYEKVMQMSRKERTDSGITEQPEEPIRKRFLVSDITPEGLSLIHAQNKRGLCLWVDELSTWFKNFNRYNSGSEEQFWLSVFSAKATINDRKGSRNSIFIKRPYISVVGTIQKNILGELAKGERSNNGFIDRILFVMPNIQLKARWSRNELPENTEQEWSDIIRTLVEIDCPLDSEGEVTPHIVPFSFEAKSRLYAWQEEHARICDTEANETLVGIYCKLEIYIIRFCLIIQLARWSCQEADKQSIDATSVEKAIALTEYFRSMAQQVQVVMECNQLNQQQRQLLIELPSRFQTAEALQIGDRLGFKERAIKDFLSRNIGTLFTKERHGQYKKINV from the coding sequence ATGGAAGAACAGACCATCATACCAGAGTTCCTCCTTGACAAGGCTAAAGAGTTAGGGCTATCATTCTCTGACTCCTCTTTTCCCGTAGAGATTTTCCCTGCAAAAATTGAGAAAATCATTGCCGAAGTACACAAGTGTCAAGGCTTCCCAATTGACTACATCGCTTCTGCTATGCTGGTAGCAATAGCCGTTGGCATTGGAAATACTCATCTTGCCCAGCTCAAAAGGGGCTGGCAAGAGAGTCCCATACTCTATATGGCTTTAGTCGGAAGACCTGGAACGAATAAGAGCCATCCACTCAGTTTTGCGATGCAGCCATTTTTAGAGCTTGACTACAAGGCAAACAAAGCCTATGACCTTGCTTACGCAGAGTATGAAAAGGTGATGCAGATGTCTCGTAAGGAAAGGACTGATAGTGGTATCACAGAACAACCCGAAGAGCCCATTCGCAAGAGATTTCTGGTCTCAGACATCACTCCCGAAGGACTAAGTCTGATACATGCACAAAATAAGAGAGGACTTTGCCTGTGGGTAGATGAGTTATCCACTTGGTTCAAGAACTTCAATCGCTATAATAGTGGTTCTGAAGAGCAGTTCTGGCTCTCTGTATTCAGTGCTAAAGCGACCATTAATGACCGCAAAGGCAGCCGCAATTCAATCTTTATCAAGAGACCTTATATCTCCGTTGTTGGTACAATTCAGAAGAATATTCTGGGGGAATTAGCCAAAGGTGAACGCTCCAATAATGGGTTCATAGATCGCATCCTTTTTGTCATGCCCAACATACAGTTGAAAGCACGATGGAGTAGAAACGAACTGCCTGAGAATACGGAACAAGAGTGGTCGGACATTATCCGCACCCTTGTTGAGATTGATTGTCCATTAGATAGTGAAGGGGAAGTTACTCCACATATTGTCCCATTCTCCTTCGAAGCAAAGAGCAGGCTCTATGCATGGCAAGAAGAGCACGCCCGAATATGCGATACTGAAGCGAATGAAACACTTGTGGGAATCTATTGTAAGCTTGAAATCTACATCATCCGCTTTTGTCTCATCATTCAGCTTGCCAGATGGAGCTGTCAGGAGGCGGACAAACAAAGCATAGATGCAACTTCTGTAGAAAAAGCTATTGCACTCACAGAATACTTTCGTTCAATGGCTCAGCAAGTGCAGGTGGTCATGGAGTGCAATCAGCTTAATCAGCAACAGCGACAACTACTGATTGAACTACCATCAAGATTTCAAACAGCCGAAGCCTTACAGATTGGTGATCGTCTAGGCTTTAAGGAAAGAGCCATAAAGGACTTTCTCAGCCGAAATATCGGCACCCTTTTCACCAAAGAGAGACACGGACAGTACAAGAAAATAAATGTATAA
- a CDS encoding DUF6371 domain-containing protein gives MSDFRFMLEPYKGSNTRHTCPACERPRCFARYIDTESKIQFPNHVGRCDHEHSCSYHYTPKEYFADNPEEKKGLFNSDAYRLIKSTKAITPPSYIDRDLMEQSLQSYEQNNLYIFLAHQLGTERAMNLMRLYHIGTSKHWDGATIFWQIDTHNQIRTGKVMLYNSKTGKRVKTPFNHVTWVHSVLRITHFNLRQCFFGEHLLSKEKQKPIAIVESEKTALIASFYLPQYLWIATGGKNGCFRAETLTPLMKRQIVLFPDLGATDYWHEKMTMMRKIGFEVRLFDYLEKTASAKDLKAGYDIADYLLQIEPKIEPLNKLTLTKEVENLYQKGRKESHEAMPTHRKRGFKL, from the coding sequence ATGAGCGACTTTAGATTTATGCTTGAACCCTACAAAGGGAGCAACACAAGACATACTTGCCCTGCTTGCGAACGCCCAAGGTGCTTTGCTCGATATATTGACACAGAGAGCAAGATTCAATTTCCTAACCATGTGGGGCGATGCGACCACGAACATAGTTGCAGCTACCACTACACACCTAAGGAATACTTCGCAGACAATCCTGAAGAGAAGAAAGGGCTTTTCAACTCTGACGCCTACCGCTTGATTAAAAGCACCAAAGCAATAACACCTCCCTCCTATATCGACCGAGACCTGATGGAGCAGAGCCTACAGAGTTATGAGCAAAACAATCTTTACATCTTCTTGGCTCATCAATTGGGAACCGAAAGGGCAATGAACCTAATGCGACTCTATCACATTGGGACTTCAAAGCACTGGGATGGGGCGACCATCTTTTGGCAGATTGATACGCATAATCAAATCCGAACAGGTAAAGTCATGCTCTACAATTCAAAAACTGGCAAGCGGGTAAAGACCCCATTCAATCATGTCACTTGGGTACACAGTGTGCTACGCATCACCCACTTCAATCTGAGACAATGTTTCTTTGGGGAGCATCTTCTCTCTAAAGAAAAGCAGAAGCCCATCGCAATAGTGGAAAGTGAGAAGACTGCTCTGATTGCTTCTTTTTACCTACCTCAATATCTCTGGATTGCTACGGGAGGCAAGAATGGATGTTTTAGGGCTGAGACACTTACTCCGCTGATGAAAAGACAGATAGTTCTTTTCCCCGATCTCGGTGCAACTGACTATTGGCATGAGAAAATGACCATGATGAGAAAGATTGGTTTTGAGGTTCGTCTCTTTGATTATTTGGAGAAAACCGCATCCGCAAAAGACCTCAAAGCGGGGTATGACATCGCAGATTATCTACTCCAAATCGAACCCAAAATAGAGCCTCTGAACAAACTTACACTCACTAAGGAGGTTGAAAATCTCTATCAAAAGGGCAGAAAAGAATCTCATGAGGCAATGCCTACCCATCGTAAGAGGGGCTTCAAATTGTAG
- the mobC gene encoding plasmid mobilization relaxosome protein MobC yields the protein MTKNRGGRPTKQPSEKRRYPVQLKLNTIEHYTLKRRAAEAGVNRNEFLRMLIADAKIQARITPEQMHEIRQLTGMVNNINQIARNLNTYGIRVIPEELERLRELITQHLKELKP from the coding sequence ATGACTAAAAATAGAGGAGGTCGACCAACAAAACAACCCTCGGAGAAAAGGAGATATCCAGTTCAGCTGAAGCTGAATACAATTGAGCACTACACCTTGAAGCGGAGAGCAGCCGAAGCAGGGGTGAATCGGAATGAGTTCCTACGCATGCTGATTGCCGATGCTAAGATTCAGGCACGCATCACGCCCGAACAGATGCACGAGATTCGCCAACTGACAGGGATGGTAAATAATATCAATCAGATAGCTCGTAATCTGAATACTTATGGGATAAGGGTTATTCCTGAAGAACTGGAAAGGCTAAGAGAACTAATTACGCAACACCTTAAGGAGTTAAAGCCATGA
- a CDS encoding relaxase/mobilization nuclease domain-containing protein, which yields MIAKIIKGTSFSGVVRYVLSKPEGEAVILKGEGVRESIVSEITQDFDLQASMNCRVRKRVCHTILSFSPEDADKLNDALMTQIAEEYLKRMDVRDTQYLMVRHYDREHPHLHICFNRIDNYGKTISDRNEKYRSTRICKELTEEFGLTFGKGKELVKRQQLKGNDKIRYEIFDVIQHALRGSKDWKSFTAALSKHGVTTHFKHKGKTDLIEGVLFEKDGVTFSGSKIDRSYSYSKLNQHFKQIVAQQAEQPKETENFSETATVDLFPTTYATSDEIAEAIWQRKLRYQANKKKKGRKL from the coding sequence ATGATTGCGAAGATAATTAAGGGGACTTCCTTTTCTGGAGTTGTTCGTTATGTCCTCAGTAAACCTGAGGGTGAAGCAGTGATTCTGAAAGGTGAAGGGGTAAGAGAAAGCATTGTATCCGAAATTACCCAAGACTTTGACCTGCAAGCCTCAATGAACTGCCGAGTGAGGAAGCGGGTATGCCACACCATACTCAGCTTTTCTCCAGAGGATGCGGATAAACTTAACGATGCCCTGATGACACAGATAGCCGAAGAGTATCTTAAGCGAATGGACGTGCGAGACACGCAGTACCTGATGGTTCGCCATTACGATCGTGAGCATCCACATCTACACATCTGCTTCAATCGTATTGACAACTACGGCAAAACCATTAGTGACCGCAATGAGAAATACCGCTCCACACGCATTTGCAAGGAACTGACGGAGGAGTTTGGGCTGACCTTTGGCAAGGGGAAAGAGCTGGTTAAGCGACAGCAACTCAAGGGTAATGACAAAATCAGATATGAGATTTTTGATGTCATACAGCACGCACTCCGTGGATCCAAAGATTGGAAGAGTTTTACAGCCGCCCTCAGTAAACATGGAGTTACAACCCACTTCAAGCACAAGGGGAAGACCGATCTGATAGAGGGAGTGCTCTTTGAGAAGGACGGTGTCACCTTTAGTGGCTCGAAGATCGACCGCTCATACAGCTACTCAAAGCTCAATCAGCACTTCAAACAGATAGTAGCACAGCAAGCAGAGCAACCGAAGGAAACGGAAAACTTTTCGGAAACAGCAACAGTGGATTTATTTCCAACCACCTACGCTACTTCAGATGAAATAGCAGAAGCCATTTGGCAACGAAAACTAAGATATCAAGCTAACAAAAAGAAAAAAGGAAGAAAGTTATGA
- a CDS encoding tyrosine-type recombinase/integrase, which translates to MSKNSFEKVVRAWLKDKVQYVKQGTYSVYALQVDNHLLPYFSNVNDITEEVCQAFILQKIGQGLSLKTIKDLIITLKMIQRFGVKHFGWQYVELDLKYPTQCKSPAIEVLPRECQSKIMKYVREHFTFRNLGILICLSTGMRIGELCALKWKDVDWVEGVIRVSRSLQRIYIIEADGSRTTKVVESTPKTSNSLREIPLSRELKRMLKPFCKVVNPEYYVLTNEPKATEPRTYREYYHALMEKLGMPRIKFHGLRHSFATRCIESGCDYKTVSVLLGHANISTTLDLYVHPNLDQKRRCIEQMSKSLT; encoded by the coding sequence ATGAGTAAAAATTCTTTTGAAAAAGTAGTTCGTGCTTGGCTGAAGGACAAAGTTCAGTATGTTAAGCAAGGGACTTATTCTGTCTATGCTTTACAGGTAGACAATCATCTATTGCCTTACTTCTCGAATGTAAATGACATAACAGAAGAGGTATGCCAAGCCTTTATCTTACAGAAAATAGGACAAGGGCTTAGCTTGAAGACCATCAAGGATCTAATCATCACCCTCAAGATGATACAGCGATTTGGAGTCAAGCATTTTGGCTGGCAGTACGTGGAGCTGGATCTCAAATATCCGACCCAATGTAAGTCGCCTGCGATTGAAGTGCTTCCTCGGGAATGTCAGAGCAAGATTATGAAGTATGTGCGTGAGCATTTTACTTTTCGTAATCTGGGCATTCTCATTTGTCTGAGTACAGGGATGCGTATCGGTGAACTCTGTGCACTCAAGTGGAAAGATGTAGATTGGGTAGAGGGGGTTATTCGTGTCAGTCGTTCGCTTCAGCGTATTTATATCATCGAGGCTGATGGAAGCCGAACGACTAAGGTCGTAGAGAGTACGCCCAAAACCAGTAATTCTCTGAGGGAAATACCTTTGAGTCGAGAGCTGAAAAGAATGCTCAAACCTTTTTGCAAGGTCGTCAATCCTGAATACTATGTCTTGACCAACGAACCTAAAGCTACCGAACCCCGCACTTATCGCGAGTATTATCACGCATTGATGGAGAAATTGGGGATGCCTCGGATAAAGTTTCACGGACTAAGGCACAGCTTTGCCACACGCTGTATCGAGAGCGGATGCGATTACAAAACAGTGAGCGTTCTTTTGGGACACGCAAATATCAGTACCACGCTGGATTTATACGTTCACCCGAATCTCGACCAGAAGCGCCGTTGCATAGAACAAATGAGCAAAAGCCTGACTTAG
- a CDS encoding restriction endonuclease subunit S, translating to MRFPEFSDPWQQTTLGEIGAYLRGVTYSSSDISQYGIPIMRATNINSGTTLNYTSDVIRANARIAKNQILQKGDIVICAANGSSDLVGKNSYYDGSSKEPITVGAFCGIYRSECILSRWIFQTYLYRKYIQTAIQGGNGSIANLKPTVVLEQVYALPSLAEQRKIAEFLSLIDERIETQRQTIEERKKQKKALLHQIFSQSLRFPDFSDPWQQTTLGEVAEITSGYSGEQEQIETPYRVSRIETISSGAIDINRVGFVPYDTRLEGYKLSLGDILFSNINSIEHIGKSAIVSKPMDLYHGMNLLRLKVINAEPYILYSHFQRDVVRNRFRSIANKAVSQASINQTALGKESVSLPSLAEQRKIAEFLSLIDERIEVEEKLLGKYEEQKKYLLRKMFV from the coding sequence TTGAGATTCCCCGAATTCTCCGACCCGTGGCAACAAACCACCCTCGGGGAAATAGGAGCGTACTTGAGAGGTGTTACGTACTCTTCATCGGATATTTCCCAGTATGGTATCCCGATTATGAGAGCCACCAATATAAATTCGGGAACCACCTTGAATTATACTTCTGATGTAATACGGGCAAATGCTCGAATAGCAAAGAACCAGATACTTCAAAAGGGGGATATTGTAATTTGTGCTGCAAACGGGAGTTCAGACCTTGTTGGCAAGAACTCATACTACGATGGCAGTAGCAAAGAACCGATTACGGTTGGTGCATTCTGTGGAATATATCGGAGCGAGTGCATCTTATCTCGCTGGATCTTTCAGACGTATCTGTACCGTAAATATATTCAAACGGCAATACAAGGTGGAAATGGATCTATTGCGAATCTTAAGCCGACAGTTGTCTTAGAGCAAGTATATGCTCTTCCATCCCTTGCTGAGCAGAGGAAGATAGCGGAGTTTTTGTCGTTGATTGACGAGCGGATAGAGACCCAAAGGCAAACAATTGAGGAGCGAAAGAAACAAAAGAAAGCCCTTCTGCACCAAATCTTCTCTCAATCCCTCCGCTTCCCCGACTTCTCCGACCCGTGGCAACAAACCACCCTCGGAGAAGTCGCAGAGATTACAAGTGGATATTCTGGAGAACAAGAGCAGATAGAAACCCCTTACCGAGTTAGTCGAATAGAGACTATCAGTTCTGGAGCAATAGATATCAACCGTGTTGGCTTTGTGCCTTATGATACGAGGTTAGAAGGGTATAAATTGTCTTTAGGTGATATTCTCTTTAGCAATATCAATAGCATAGAACACATCGGAAAAAGTGCGATAGTAAGTAAGCCAATGGACTTATACCATGGAATGAATCTACTGCGACTGAAGGTTATAAATGCCGAACCATACATTCTTTATTCCCATTTTCAGAGAGATGTGGTTAGGAATAGATTTAGGTCAATTGCAAATAAGGCTGTTTCTCAAGCAAGCATTAATCAAACAGCTCTCGGGAAAGAGAGTGTTTCTCTTCCATCCCTTGCGGAGCAGAGGAAGATTGCGGAGTTTCTTTCGTTGATAGACGAGCGGATAGAGGTGGAGGAGAAGTTGCTTGGGAAGTACGAAGAGCAGAAGAAGTATCTTTTGCGAAAAATGTTCGTTTAG
- a CDS encoding DUF6078 family protein, producing MSSDFRPDLMTKNIVYCLLEQCPQANSCLRHLAYRHSSPFSIHSFVDPRREVSETCPHYLSNRVQRQARGFKRAIGLLPYRSVAAFRGRISYELNCGRSHFYRYASGEYPLTEAQQTTVRTVFQEFGVEQEELFDAYEEAYELLY from the coding sequence ATGAGTTCCGATTTTCGTCCCGACTTGATGACCAAGAATATAGTTTATTGTTTGCTTGAGCAATGCCCCCAAGCCAATAGTTGCCTGCGCCATCTCGCCTACCGACACTCCTCTCCGTTCTCGATACACTCATTTGTAGATCCTCGCAGAGAGGTAAGCGAAACTTGCCCTCACTACTTGAGCAATCGGGTACAGCGTCAAGCCAGAGGTTTCAAGCGGGCTATTGGGCTTCTTCCTTATCGTAGCGTCGCTGCGTTTCGCGGGCGAATATCCTATGAGTTAAACTGTGGTCGGAGCCATTTCTACCGATATGCATCGGGAGAATATCCTCTTACCGAAGCTCAACAAACTACTGTCCGTACTGTATTTCAAGAATTTGGCGTCGAACAAGAGGAACTCTTTGATGCTTACGAAGAAGCCTACGAACTTCTCTACTAA
- a CDS encoding restriction endonuclease subunit S, producing the protein MATNNNPLLNCPPLRFPEFSDPWQQTTLGEVAEINPSTKGVLPHKFIYIDLEAVEKGVLLKHNIITKDNAPSRAQRLLKDHDVLFQMVRPYQQNNLYFRSVEKIPSVASTGYAQLRSVQSGRFLYYAIHSATFLGEVLNRCTGTNYPAINATDLSSLPLSLPSLAEQRKIAEFLSLIDERIETQRQTIEERKKQKKALLHQIFSQSLRFPNFSAPWQQTTLGEVCKVSTGEMNTQDKVEDGKYPFYVRSSKVERSNRYTYDGVAILTPGDGAIGQIFHYSEGKIAVHQRVYMLTEIQCIPKYLFQYFSANFFERASRMSAKNTVDSVRMNMITDMPISLPSLEEQRKIAELLAIFDERIEAEEALLKCYEAQKRYLLRQMFV; encoded by the coding sequence ATGGCAACGAATAATAATCCCCTCCTCAATTGTCCCCCTTTGAGATTCCCCGAATTCTCCGACCCGTGGCAACAAACCACCCTCGGCGAGGTCGCTGAAATAAACCCTTCCACAAAGGGTGTGTTACCTCATAAGTTCATATACATTGACTTGGAAGCTGTCGAAAAAGGCGTTCTTTTGAAGCATAATATCATCACTAAGGATAATGCACCAAGTCGGGCTCAGCGACTTCTAAAGGATCATGATGTGCTATTCCAAATGGTTAGACCTTATCAGCAAAACAACTTATACTTTAGGTCTGTCGAGAAAATCCCCTCCGTAGCCTCTACAGGCTATGCACAACTTAGAAGTGTTCAGTCAGGAAGGTTTCTTTATTATGCTATACATTCTGCTACTTTCTTGGGCGAAGTTTTGAATCGGTGTACTGGGACGAACTATCCAGCTATCAATGCTACTGATTTATCAAGTCTCCCTCTTTCTCTTCCATCCCTTGCTGAGCAGAGGAAGATAGCGGAGTTTTTGTCGTTGATTGACGAGCGGATAGAGACCCAAAGGCAAACAATTGAGGAGCGAAAGAAACAAAAGAAAGCCCTTCTGCACCAAATTTTCTCTCAATCCCTCCGCTTCCCCAACTTCTCCGCCCCGTGGCAACAAACCACCCTCGGTGAAGTATGTAAGGTATCCACAGGAGAGATGAATACACAGGACAAAGTTGAGGATGGAAAATATCCTTTTTATGTTCGTTCTTCAAAGGTTGAACGCTCCAATCGTTATACCTACGATGGAGTTGCAATATTAACTCCAGGAGACGGAGCAATAGGGCAGATATTTCATTATTCAGAAGGGAAGATAGCGGTGCATCAACGGGTTTATATGCTCACAGAAATTCAATGTATTCCGAAATACCTCTTTCAGTACTTTTCTGCCAATTTCTTTGAAAGAGCCAGCAGGATGAGTGCCAAGAATACGGTAGACTCTGTACGTATGAATATGATAACAGATATGCCCATCTCTTTGCCGTCATTGGAGGAGCAGAGGAAGATAGCGGAACTATTGGCTATCTTTGACGAAAGAATTGAGGCGGAAGAAGCGTTGCTTAAGTGTTACGAGGCACAGAAACGCTACTTATTGCGTCAGATGTTTGTCTAA